A window of Streptomyces caniferus contains these coding sequences:
- the dprA gene encoding DNA-processing protein DprA: protein MTRTDAWGFATGEPDAATEGRSPGPAPTTAEPGPATHSPPGSSPAEPTAAVRRSAGGAGHEPQRTARAALTRILEPGDETAGRWLREMGPVALWRTLADDSAAPPTGATPAKIAGLRLRAARARPTADLDAVSALGGRFLCPGDEEWPGQLDDLGDARPVGLWVRGRANLRLWALRSVAVVGARACTEYGAHLATTVSAGLADRGWAVVSGAAYGVDGAAHRGALAADGATIAVLASGIDHAYPRGHTELIGRIAEQGLVVAELPPGDHPTRSRFIQRNRVIAALTRGTVVVEAELRSGSLVTARRALALGRFTMGMPGPITSSLSAGVHQLLRGEAALVTDADEVIELVGSIGDLAPDRAGPTRLRDLLDPVATRVLEALPARGRAGTDQLAEEAGTPRDVTQSKLFELLSLGFVQKCGDRWELARRAEATEVPRRGGT, encoded by the coding sequence ATGACCAGGACCGACGCATGGGGCTTCGCCACGGGAGAACCGGACGCCGCCACGGAGGGCCGGAGCCCCGGGCCCGCTCCGACGACGGCCGAGCCGGGGCCCGCCACACACTCGCCGCCCGGCTCGTCTCCCGCAGAGCCGACTGCAGCCGTCCGGCGGTCCGCCGGCGGCGCGGGACACGAACCCCAGCGCACCGCCCGTGCGGCCCTCACCCGCATCCTCGAACCGGGAGACGAGACCGCCGGGCGCTGGCTGCGCGAGATGGGGCCGGTGGCCCTCTGGCGCACCCTCGCCGACGACTCGGCGGCCCCGCCCACGGGCGCCACCCCGGCCAAGATCGCGGGTCTGCGACTCCGCGCCGCCCGGGCACGCCCCACCGCGGACCTCGATGCCGTGTCCGCTCTCGGCGGCCGGTTCCTCTGCCCCGGCGACGAAGAATGGCCCGGCCAGCTCGACGACCTAGGTGACGCCCGCCCCGTCGGCCTGTGGGTACGCGGAAGGGCCAACCTCAGACTGTGGGCGCTGCGCTCCGTCGCGGTCGTCGGCGCCCGGGCCTGTACCGAATACGGCGCGCACCTCGCCACCACCGTCAGCGCCGGACTAGCCGACCGCGGCTGGGCTGTCGTCTCCGGAGCCGCATACGGCGTCGACGGCGCAGCTCATCGCGGTGCGCTGGCCGCGGACGGGGCGACCATCGCCGTCCTGGCCTCCGGCATCGACCACGCCTACCCGCGGGGCCACACCGAGTTGATCGGCCGGATCGCCGAACAGGGTCTGGTGGTAGCCGAGTTACCACCAGGCGATCACCCCACCCGCAGTCGCTTCATCCAGCGCAACCGCGTCATCGCCGCACTCACCCGAGGCACCGTCGTCGTGGAGGCCGAACTCCGCAGCGGCTCACTCGTCACCGCCCGGCGAGCGCTGGCCCTCGGCCGCTTCACGATGGGCATGCCGGGCCCGATCACCAGCAGCCTGTCCGCCGGTGTGCATCAACTCCTGCGCGGCGAGGCCGCGCTGGTCACCGACGCCGACGAGGTCATCGAACTCGTCGGCAGCATCGGTGACCTGGCCCCCGACCGGGCGGGTCCGACCCGCCTGCGCGACCTCCTGGACCCCGTTGCGACCCGCGTACTGGAGGCTCTCCCCGCGCGCGGTCGCGCGGGTACTGACCAGCTGGCGGAGGAAGCCGGCACGCCCCGCGATGTCACCCAGAGCAAACTCTTCGAGCTGTTGTCCCTCGGATTCGTTCAAAAGTGCGGTGATCGTTGGGAGTTGGCGCGACGCGCCGAGGCGACCGAGGTTCCCCGGCGAGGCGGTACTTGA
- a CDS encoding YraN family protein: MTAAKPTPTDPAAAKPTDFRRRALGRYGEDLATRRLIEAGMRILDRNWRCCDGEIDIVAADGDALVICEVKTRRAGWYEHPMAAVRPEKTARLRLLAERWLEQHGGPPPGGVRIDVIGVLLPARGAPVVQHARGVA; encoded by the coding sequence GTGACCGCCGCCAAGCCGACGCCCACCGACCCGGCGGCGGCCAAACCGACCGACTTCCGTCGGCGTGCACTCGGCCGCTACGGAGAAGACCTGGCCACCCGCCGGCTCATCGAGGCCGGAATGCGCATCCTGGACCGCAACTGGCGCTGCTGCGACGGAGAGATCGACATCGTCGCGGCCGACGGGGACGCCCTGGTGATCTGCGAGGTCAAAACCCGCCGCGCCGGCTGGTACGAACACCCCATGGCGGCCGTACGCCCCGAGAAGACCGCCCGGCTGCGGCTGCTGGCGGAACGCTGGCTGGAGCAGCACGGCGGCCCGCCACCCGGAGGCGTACGGATCGATGTGATCGGCGTCCTCCTGCCGGCCCGCGGTGCCCCGGTCGTCCAGCACGCCCGAGGGGTGGCCTGA
- a CDS encoding YifB family Mg chelatase-like AAA ATPase, which produces MGFARTCSVALVGVEGVVVEVQADLEPGVAAFTLVGLPDKSLIESRERVRAAVVNSGAEWPQKKLTVGLSPASVPKGGSGFDLAVACAVLGAAERLDPRELTDLMMIGELGLDGRVRPVRGVLPAVLAAADAGYRQVVVPEQTAAEASLVPGISVLGVRSLRQLIAVLADEPVPDEEDPREEGRPDPLLAGLVVPGTGVSAGLPTGDHTPDLADVAGQHSARRALEVAAAGRHHIFFKGPPGAGKTMLAERLPGLLPPLSSKEALEVTAVHSVAGTLPPGAPLVLRPPYCAPHHSATMASLVGGGTGLPRPGAVSLAHHGVLFVDEAAECSPRVLDALRQPLESGHVVVARAAGMMRMPARFLLALAANPCPCGRHGTTGGGCECRPSSIRRYRARLSGPLMDRVDLRIAVEPVARSELVALGRGAETTAAVAERVLAARERAEARLAGTPWQTNSQVPGHELRTRWQVHPGALAPAERDLECGLLTARGLDRVLRVAWTAADLSGRDRPTLDDVNWALELRTGVRRGAATATGGSGSTRKTAKAATSSHGQA; this is translated from the coding sequence ATGGGATTCGCCCGAACCTGCTCCGTCGCCCTGGTGGGCGTCGAAGGCGTCGTCGTCGAGGTCCAGGCCGACCTGGAACCCGGTGTCGCGGCCTTCACCCTCGTCGGGCTGCCTGACAAGAGCCTCATCGAATCCCGCGAGCGGGTGCGTGCCGCGGTCGTGAACTCCGGCGCCGAATGGCCGCAGAAGAAGCTCACCGTCGGCCTCAGCCCGGCCTCCGTACCCAAAGGCGGCAGCGGCTTCGACCTCGCCGTGGCCTGCGCGGTCCTCGGCGCCGCCGAACGCCTGGACCCCCGCGAACTCACCGACCTCATGATGATCGGCGAACTGGGCCTGGACGGCCGCGTCCGGCCGGTACGCGGAGTGCTGCCCGCCGTATTGGCTGCCGCCGACGCCGGATACCGCCAGGTCGTCGTCCCGGAACAGACCGCCGCCGAGGCCTCGCTGGTCCCCGGCATCTCCGTCCTCGGCGTCCGCAGCCTGCGCCAGCTCATCGCCGTCCTTGCCGACGAACCGGTCCCCGACGAGGAGGACCCCCGCGAAGAAGGCCGCCCCGACCCGCTCCTCGCCGGGCTGGTCGTGCCCGGCACCGGCGTCAGCGCGGGCCTGCCCACCGGCGACCACACCCCCGACCTCGCCGACGTCGCAGGCCAGCACAGCGCTCGCCGCGCCCTGGAGGTGGCCGCCGCCGGACGCCACCACATCTTCTTCAAAGGCCCGCCCGGCGCCGGCAAGACCATGCTCGCCGAACGCCTCCCAGGGCTGCTGCCACCGCTGTCCTCCAAGGAGGCACTGGAGGTCACCGCCGTCCACTCGGTGGCCGGAACCCTCCCGCCGGGAGCGCCACTCGTCCTCCGGCCGCCCTACTGCGCCCCGCACCACTCCGCGACGATGGCCTCCCTCGTGGGCGGCGGCACCGGACTGCCCCGCCCCGGAGCCGTATCCCTGGCCCATCACGGCGTGCTGTTCGTCGACGAGGCCGCCGAATGCAGCCCACGCGTCCTGGACGCCTTACGCCAGCCACTGGAATCCGGCCATGTCGTCGTCGCCCGCGCGGCGGGCATGATGCGCATGCCCGCCCGCTTCCTCCTCGCCCTCGCCGCCAACCCCTGTCCCTGCGGACGCCACGGCACCACCGGCGGGGGCTGCGAATGCCGCCCGTCCTCCATCCGCCGCTACCGCGCCCGGCTCTCCGGTCCCCTGATGGACCGGGTGGACCTCCGGATCGCCGTGGAACCGGTCGCCCGCTCCGAACTCGTCGCCCTCGGCCGGGGCGCCGAAACCACCGCGGCCGTCGCCGAACGCGTGCTCGCCGCCCGCGAGCGCGCCGAGGCCCGTCTCGCCGGTACACCGTGGCAGACCAACAGCCAGGTGCCCGGCCATGAACTGCGCACCCGCTGGCAGGTCCACCCGGGCGCACTCGCCCCGGCCGAGCGCGACCTCGAATGCGGTCTCCTCACGGCCCGCGGCCTCGACCGCGTCCTCCGCGTCGCCTGGACCGCCGCCGACCTGTCCGGCCGCGACCGCCCCACCCTCGACGACGTCAACTGGGCCCTGGAACTCCGCACGGGCGTACGCCGCGGCGCGGCAACGGCAACGGGCGGGAGCGGAAGCACGCGCAAGACCGCGAAGGCCGCCACGTCCTCCCACGGGCAGGCATAG
- a CDS encoding NUDIX hydrolase, with amino-acid sequence MVRRVSRIVLLDPDDRILLLHGFEPGRPTERWWFTPGGGLEDSETREEAARRELAEETGITDAVLGPVLWKRRCAFPFDGRRWEQDEWYYLGRTDRTATDTGGQTDLERRSVSGLRWWTSEELSASHETVYPTRLAELLRTLLDEGPPDAPVLLETERV; translated from the coding sequence GTGGTGCGCCGGGTCTCCCGCATCGTGCTGCTCGACCCCGACGACCGGATCCTGCTGCTCCACGGCTTCGAACCGGGCCGCCCCACCGAACGGTGGTGGTTCACCCCCGGTGGCGGCCTGGAGGACTCGGAGACCCGCGAGGAGGCCGCCCGCCGCGAGCTCGCCGAGGAGACCGGCATCACCGACGCCGTCCTCGGCCCCGTCCTGTGGAAGCGCCGCTGCGCCTTCCCGTTCGACGGACGGCGCTGGGAGCAGGACGAGTGGTATTACCTGGGAAGGACCGACCGGACTGCCACCGACACCGGCGGGCAGACTGACCTGGAACGACGCAGCGTCTCGGGACTGAGGTGGTGGACTTCGGAGGAACTGTCCGCTTCGCATGAGACGGTGTATCCAACCAGACTCGCCGAGCTGCTGCGCACGCTGCTCGACGAAGGGCCCCCCGATGCGCCAGTGCTCCTGGAGACCGAGCGGGTCTGA
- a CDS encoding DUF2469 domain-containing protein has translation MSAEDLEKYETEMELKLYREYRDVVGLFKYVIETERRFYLTNDYEMQVHSVQGEVFFEVSMADAWVWDMYRPARFVKQVRVLTFKDVNIEELNKSDLDLPGS, from the coding sequence ATGAGCGCCGAGGACCTCGAGAAGTACGAGACCGAGATGGAGCTGAAGCTCTACCGGGAGTACCGCGACGTCGTCGGGCTGTTCAAATATGTGATCGAGACCGAGCGGCGCTTCTACCTCACCAATGATTACGAGATGCAGGTGCACTCGGTTCAGGGAGAGGTGTTCTTCGAGGTGTCGATGGCCGATGCCTGGGTCTGGGACATGTACCGCCCGGCCCGCTTCGTGAAACAGGTGCGCGTCCTGACATTCAAGGACGTGAACATCGAGGAGCTCAACAAGAGCGATCTGGACCTTCCGGGGAGCTGA
- the lepB gene encoding signal peptidase I, translated as MSSSTERRTDGRGRTTGSVLSGLAVAVGCVLFLGGFVWAALIYRPYTVPTDSMTPTIAVGARVLAEKVDGSQIRRGDIVVFKDSTWGDLPMVKRVVGVGGDKIACCTEQGRLTINGTPVEEPYLQGSGPASPVGFKAKVPTGQLFLLGDHRSDSLDSRVHLTDGDHGSVPRSAVNARVDARAWPLGSVGVMQRPAAFSALPGGTSQPGPVRPITLAVVAGAVLILVGAAYGPLARRKARKRA; from the coding sequence ATGAGCAGCAGTACGGAACGCAGGACCGACGGCCGCGGCCGGACCACGGGCAGTGTGCTGTCCGGTCTGGCCGTGGCCGTCGGCTGTGTGCTGTTCCTGGGCGGCTTCGTATGGGCGGCGCTGATCTACCGCCCCTATACGGTGCCGACCGATTCGATGACGCCGACGATCGCGGTCGGGGCGCGGGTCCTGGCGGAGAAGGTGGACGGCTCCCAGATACGCCGCGGCGACATCGTCGTCTTCAAGGACTCCACATGGGGCGACCTGCCGATGGTCAAGCGCGTCGTCGGCGTCGGCGGCGACAAGATCGCCTGCTGCACCGAGCAGGGCCGGCTGACCATCAACGGAACCCCCGTCGAAGAACCGTATCTGCAGGGCAGCGGACCCGCCTCGCCCGTCGGCTTCAAGGCCAAGGTCCCCACCGGCCAGCTCTTCCTGCTCGGTGACCACCGCAGCGACTCCCTCGACTCCCGCGTCCACCTCACTGACGGCGACCACGGCTCCGTACCGCGCAGCGCCGTCAATGCCCGGGTGGACGCGCGCGCCTGGCCGCTCGGCAGCGTGGGCGTGATGCAGCGCCCGGCGGCCTTCTCCGCCCTCCCCGGCGGCACCTCGCAGCCCGGCCCGGTGCGGCCCATCACCCTCGCGGTGGTCGCCGGTGCGGTCCTCATCCTGGTCGGCGCGGCCTACGGGCCCCTCGCCCGGCGCAAGGCGCGCAAGCGTGCCTGA